Part of the Candidatus Aegiribacteria sp. genome, ACTTCTACCCAACCTTCTCGATGGAACAGGGCCGAATACAGGCATTTACTCACTCTTTCCAGGTATGTTTGACAACACTAAGGTTCAGTGGATTGCAGTTTGCTCAGCCTGGTAATGAAAGCAATCCCACTGCGGCTGCCTTTATAGTTTCTCATCTCAACAGACATAGTCTCGTTGTAGACGAAATCTCACCGGACTGTATCCTGCATATATACAATCCGGAAGCAACGTGTTCGCCATTCTGACTCCTACCGTCCCAGACATAGGAGTGCTGTCCGACTCCAAGATCAGATTCTACAAGAGAACAGACAATCCTACCGGAAAGGTCAAACACTATAATTGAAGTGTGTCCCGGTTCGGAAAGTTCAAAAGAGATGGATGCGGTGGAGCGGAAGGGATTCGGGCTTGCACACAATCCAAATCTTGGAGTGGGTTTCAGTCCTATCCCTGTCTCGGTAACAGTGAAGTTAACAGTATCGACGGCAAAGGCGATTCCCTCATCGAAAGCGGTGACTATAAGCTCATTCTTGCCGATATCTGCGTAGAGGTCACCCAGATAGGTGTACTTCAGACCGGTACCGAAGGCGTAGAGATTTCCGTCAATCGCTGGGATATATACAATCCCGTCAGTGATTGCAGGACTACCCAGGAAGCGGTTCGCAGTTGTCATGTAGGTCCAGACGGTATCTCCCATAGCACCGTCCAGTGCAATTACTCTAGCACTGTCGTTGAAAGAGTATTCCCCAAAGAACACCATTCCGTCCGCTACTCCGGGTGAGCCATGTATCTCAAAATTACTGGTCCAGTTCATGGTTCCGTCCAGAGCAAAGACTGAAGCAAAAGGCGGATCCTGTGCGCCGACGTAGAGATTACCGCCATGATAGGCGGGAGTGGCGGTAATGCTATTTCCAAAATCGTTTTCCCAGACGGTCTCTCCGGAATTGGCGTCTATAGCACGTAAGTATCCATCAACTCCACCGATATATATTACTTCGTCAAATAGGGTTGGTGAGGAATCCCAGTAGCCATCATATGCGTCGGTATTCTCCCAGATAATCGAGCCTGTATTTGCATCCAGGGCATATAAAGGACCCGCATATGTTGGAACAAATACCATACCGTTCCAGATTGTCATGCAGCTTGTAGTCGCCCCGTAGAAATTATTCTCCCAATGTTCGAATCCGGTCTCAGCTTCAAGGCAGTATACCCAAGTGGAGCATGGGCTAAAAAAAACTTTACCACAGTATACCTTTCCATTATCCACAACCGGTGTACTGCCAAAAGCATTTGCTTTACCGAAGCTCCAGATCATATCACCCGTTAGGGCGTCAAGGCACCAGATAGAATCACTTGCAGTATATAGCCTACCGTCTTTGACTGTGACAGCATCGTCTGTGTTACCGATTCCAGTGAATATCCACTCTACTTCGCCGGTGACCGCGTCCAAAGCGAACAGCGTATCACCACCTTCGTTCTGCGGGTAGTAAACTAACCCATCGACTACTACAGGTGTTGGAAATTCGTGGTCTGTCCCGGTAATAGGTGCTGTCCAGAATATTGTGTTGTCATATGGGGCTGGAGATTCCGAATAACCATGGTGCAGATCGTTCTGCATGTAGGTATACCAGTCGGTATTCAGCCTCGGAATCTGGATCACCGTCTGATTATTGAGGGAGTAGTGGACCGAGTCGGCTTTCTCGTTTTCG contains:
- a CDS encoding PQQ-binding-like beta-propeller repeat protein; translation: MIFGTLLTTFLITTTNLTITEPVDGQSYWIGDSLTVRAIVENENEKADSVHYSLNNQTVIQIPRLNTDWYTYMQNDLHHGYSESPAPYDNTIFWTAPITGTDHEFPTPVVVDGLVYYPQNEGGDTLFALDAVTGEVEWIFTGIGNTDDAVTVKDGRLYTASDSIWCLDALTGDMIWSFGKANAFGSTPVVDNGKVYCGKVFFSPCSTWVYCLEAETGFEHWENNFYGATTSCMTIWNGMVFVPTYAGPLYALDANTGSIIWENTDAYDGYWDSSPTLFDEVIYIGGVDGYLRAIDANSGETVWENDFGNSITATPAYHGGNLYVGAQDPPFASVFALDGTMNWTSNFEIHGSPGVADGMVFFGEYSFNDSARVIALDGAMGDTVWTYMTTANRFLGSPAITDGIVYIPAIDGNLYAFGTGLKYTYLGDLYADIGKNELIVTAFDEGIAFAVDTVNFTVTETGIGLKPTPRFGLCASPNPFRSTASISFELSEPGHTSIIVFDLSGRIVCSLVESDLGVGQHSYVWDGRSQNGEHVASGLYICRIQSGEISSTTRLCLLR